One region of Bombus affinis isolate iyBomAffi1 chromosome 3, iyBomAffi1.2, whole genome shotgun sequence genomic DNA includes:
- the LOC126913989 gene encoding chaoptin isoform X2 has translation MEDDALSGLERLLLLNLSRNDLNRFNSDVFKGAYNLLQLDLSTNFLREFPSDALRHLTDLKFLNMSNNLIDEIDHRHLSSLGELQVLDLSRNNIGRLDFGTFSKLSELTRLDLSLNALRTIDESSFNGLNKLKWLSLQDNNILLVPALALTRLPSLAHLHMEFNRVAALPTELIQATASNLVTLALTRNLVREIPAGLFQDFERLISIELSGNMLSRITRDTFVGLEETLLELDVSSNRLTSIGELPLRRLISLNLSGNRLTRISPETFDHLKRIRYLNLSSNPLYGGFPPVFPFSVLDLDVSRTDLSILPSVLFRNLESLERLSIAGNRLERIESGTFNRLVNLSKIDLSENRIEHIENEAFVGLTNLYELNLRGNRLSSFTGEHFDTGTGLESLDLSSNQIDQLSPTAFAIHPRLRELRLSDNRFLYFPTDYLKPLQFLEWLNLSGNELKFVDEFAFSQLVRLRSLNLAANRIESVDELAFHNSTQLQLIDLSGNNIETLSERTMEGLLRLEHLNLRDNRLTSLPETIFDPSRVRSVESIDLSGNRLTEIPIRSLQRQIGFLYRLNLARNRMVELFSQDVASNVKELDLSDNPLSENAVKGILGEAKILRFLNLANTGIERLMVRLETPFLKRLDLSRNGLSVLRATTLERATMLETLDLSGNKFSDLSSLNKAFKALPALRRLDISDNHVKTINETDFDGLAGLRFLTMTNLPNCTRIERTAFKSLGKLRSLAAYDYPKLGYFDVQGVLKRMNNLETLDIEIKDSSVSNEQLSIRSHPRLKEVILRGVRLRSILSSSLVGVRGPKLIFGLKNTSVDSIPAALFFPVPRSTELELDISGSKFTTLSSQFLSALDERIGSVKIKGLRYNPIDCNCDARQLWKWLKTIGDDDPSNLVVCSTPINLAGSILINLAEHRLSCDLTSGASVDEFINDTTATINVLASSSSSDSFSSSSSSSYSNPTARSTFSEPEIIWTVAPPVQNTDRNKHYNGDHATSSSAGSSAGTDDTLIIGIVAGVVAFIALIAAVICVCRFRWSSDRIDQTRLAVAAATSSIPDASMVRPASAYSGKINHELYLGSYNESTLDRGHTTMASSIPTIPHQIMPLVQPPMHLMHTLLTPTQTQSQSQSQLQTQQFYGYCDGSLPVYIACSTDTKCDR, from the exons ATGGAAGATGATGCACTGTCAGGGCTCGAACGATTACTTTTACTAAACCTATCACGCAACGATCTTAACCGTTTTAACAGCGATGTTTTTAAAG GGGCTTACAATTTATTGCAGTTGGATTTGTCAACAAATTTTCTGCGAGAATTTCCAAGCGATGCACTGAGACATTTAACGGACTTGAAGTTTCTCAATATGTCGAACAATTTAATCGAT GAGATTGATCATCGACATTTATCATCTTTGGGAGAACTGCAAGTATTGGATCTTAGCCGAAATAACATCGGTCGGCTAGATTTCGGTACGTTTTCCAAGTTGTCCGAATTAACTAGGCTCGACTTAAGCCTGAACGCATTACGCACG ATCGACGAGTCATCGTTCAATGGTTTAAACAAATTAAAATGGCTCTCGTTGCAAGACAACAACATCCTACTAGTACCAGCCCTGGCTCTGACTAGATTACCATCTTTGGCTCATCTTCATATGGAATTCAATCGAGTCGCCGCTCTGCCGACCGAGTTGATCCAAGCGACAGCCTCGAATCTCGTAACGCTGGCGCTCACTCGAAATTTGGTTCGAGAGATACCCGCTGGTCTGTTCCAGGACTTTGAAAGGTTGATCAGTATTGAATTATCCGGCAATATGCTGTCAAGGATCACGCGCGACACGTTCGTTGGATTAGAAGAAACGCTGCTCGAGTTGGATGTATCCTCCAATAGGCTGACCTCGATCGGCGAGCTTCCTCTAAGACGGTTGATCTCTCTTAATTTGTCGGGGAATCGGCTAACGCGAATCTCTCCGGAAACGTTCGATCATTTGAAAAGAATTCGATATTTAAATCTGAGCTCGAACCCGCTTTACGGTGGCTTCCCTCCGGTCTTTCCCTTCTCCGTGCTCGATCTCGACGTTTCGCGTACCGATCTAAGCATCCTGCCGTCGGTTCTGTTTCGCAACCTCGAATCACTCGAGAGGCTATCGATCGCCGGCAATCGGTTGGAAAGAATCGAGTCAGGTACGTTCAACCGGTTGGTTAATCTTTCGAAGATCGACTTGTCTGAGAATCGCATCGAGCATATCGAGAACGAGGCTTTCGTGGGATTGACCAATCTGTACGAACTGAATTTACGAGGTAACAGGTTGAGTTCGTTTACCGGAGAACACTTCGACACTGGAACCGGCTTGGAGAGCCTCGATTTGTCTTCGAATCAAATAGATCAATTATCACCGACTGCCTTCGCCATCCATCCAAGATTACGGGAGCTTCGTCTCTCGGATAATCGATTTCTCTACTTTCCCACGGACTACCTGAAGCCCCTGCAATTTCTCGAATGGTTGAATTTGTCGGGAAATGAGTTGAAGTTCGTCGACGAGTTCGCCTTTTCTCAGCTTGTTCGTCTTCGGTCGCTAAATCTTGCCGCCAACCGGATCGAGTCCGTCGACGAACTAGCCTTTCATAATTCTACGCAGTTGCAGCTAATTGATCTTTCGGGCAACAATATCGAGACGTTAAGCGAGAGGACGATGGAGGGTCTTCTCCGTTTGGAGCATTTGAATCTTCGGGACAATCGTTTAACTTCTCTTCCGGAAACGATCTTTGATCCAAGCAGAGTCCGTTCCGTCGAAAGTATCGATTTGTCCGGGAATCGGCTAACCGAGATCCCGATTAGATCGCTACAGCGACAAATTGGGTTCCTTTATAGGTTAAACCTAGCTCGAAACAGAATGGTTGAACTGTTTAGTCAAGATGTCGCCAGCAACGTGAAGGAACTCGATTTATCGGATAATCCGTTGAGCGAGAACGCCGTCAAAGGAATATTGGGAGAGGCCAAGATTCTCCGATTCTTGAACCTGGCGAATACCGGAATCGAACGTCTGATGGTCAGGCTCGAGACTCCGTTCCTTAAGCGGCTCGATCTTTCTAGGAACGGGCTATCCGTCCTCCGGGCGACAACTCTCGAACGCGCTACCATGCTCGAAACGTTAGACCTCTCGGGGAACAAATTCTCCGATTTATCTAGTTTGAACAAAGCATTCAAAGCCTTGCCTGCGCTCCGGAGATTAGACATATCCGACAACCACGTGAAAACGATCAATGAGACCGATTTCGATGGCTTGGCCGGCTTGCGTTTTCTGACGATGACCAATCTACCGAATTGTACGAGAATCGAGCGAACCGCTTTCAAATCGCTCGGAAAGCTTCGCTCTCTGGCCGCCTACGATTACCCTAAGTTGGGCTATTTCGACGTCCAGGGAGTACTCAAACGAATGAACAATTTGGAAACGCTCGATATCGAGATCAAGGATTCCTCGGTAAGCAACGAACAATTATCGATACGTTCGCACCCTCGACTTAAGGAGGTGATCCTACGAGGAGTCAGGCTCAGAAGCATTCTATCTAGCTCGTTGGTCGGCGTTCGAGGACCCAAGTTGATATTCGGCCTGAAAAATACTTCCGTCGACTCGATACCGGCAGCTCTCTTCTTTCCGGTACCCCGCTCCACCGAATTGGAATTGGACATCTCCGGCAGCAAATTCACCACTCTATCCAGCCAATTCCTTTCGGCGCTCGATGAACGAATCGGTTCCGTCAAGATCAAGGGACTCCGCTATAATCCGATCGATTGCAATTGCGACGCGAGACAACTCTGGAAATGGCTTAAAACGATCGGCGATGACGATCCTTCGAATCTCGTTGTCTGTTCCACTCCGATCAACTTAGCCGGATCGATCTTGATCAATCTCGCGGAACATCGATTGTCTTGTGACTTGACATCCGGCGCCTCTGTCGACGAGTTCATCAACGATACCACCGCTACCATCAACGTTCTTGCTTCTTCATCCTCCTCTGattctttttcctcttcctcctcctcttcctatTCCAACCCTACCGCCAGATCGACGTTTTCGGAACCCGAGATTATTTGGACTGTAGCACCACCGGTTCAAAACACTGATCGAAATAAGCATTACAATGGCGATCATGCAACTTCTTCGTCAGCCGGTTCTTCCGCCGGTACGGACGATACACTCATCATTGGTATCGTTGCTGGCGTCGTGGCATTCATAGCTCTGATCGCAGCCGTGATCTGTGTGTGCCGATTTAGGTGGTCTTCTGACCGAATCGATCAAACGCGTTTAGCCGTAGCGGCCGCGACCAGCAGTATTCCTGACGCCTCGATGGTCAGGCCTGCCAGCGCTTACTCCGGCAAGATCAATCATGAACTTTATCTCGGCTCTTACAACGAATCCACGTTAGATCGTGGACATACCACGATGGCTTCTTCCATTCCAACTATACCTCACCAAATAATGCCTTTGGTTCAACCACCGATGCATCTCATGCATACCCTTTTAACTCCTACTCAAACTCAATCGCAATCACAGTCCCAACTGCAAACGCAACAATTTTACGGATATTGCGACGGCTCTTTACCTGTTTATATTGCTTGCTCCACTGATACCAAGTGTGACAGATAA
- the LOC126913989 gene encoding protein artichoke isoform X1, translating into MRCETANMRRTWYLPILICSLWNVVPTREAEWIPCVELKRELHVPCKCTISTEYSRSIEMNCDRVVFTRNTMDSLKGEPIVSISQRNSGYNALPEDLLNSDLNLKKLDLSGNSIHRLMDRLLRVQTRLEELRLADNLLGDNLNPIFSSNEFHGMKQLKLLDLSRNGLRSLEEGIFKGCESLEQLYLDGNNLTTVPTMSLKGLGSIRVLSLSDNNIESLPRAAFSILGDSLLRLDLSENELSHMEDDALSGLERLLLLNLSRNDLNRFNSDVFKGAYNLLQLDLSTNFLREFPSDALRHLTDLKFLNMSNNLIDEIDHRHLSSLGELQVLDLSRNNIGRLDFGTFSKLSELTRLDLSLNALRTIDESSFNGLNKLKWLSLQDNNILLVPALALTRLPSLAHLHMEFNRVAALPTELIQATASNLVTLALTRNLVREIPAGLFQDFERLISIELSGNMLSRITRDTFVGLEETLLELDVSSNRLTSIGELPLRRLISLNLSGNRLTRISPETFDHLKRIRYLNLSSNPLYGGFPPVFPFSVLDLDVSRTDLSILPSVLFRNLESLERLSIAGNRLERIESGTFNRLVNLSKIDLSENRIEHIENEAFVGLTNLYELNLRGNRLSSFTGEHFDTGTGLESLDLSSNQIDQLSPTAFAIHPRLRELRLSDNRFLYFPTDYLKPLQFLEWLNLSGNELKFVDEFAFSQLVRLRSLNLAANRIESVDELAFHNSTQLQLIDLSGNNIETLSERTMEGLLRLEHLNLRDNRLTSLPETIFDPSRVRSVESIDLSGNRLTEIPIRSLQRQIGFLYRLNLARNRMVELFSQDVASNVKELDLSDNPLSENAVKGILGEAKILRFLNLANTGIERLMVRLETPFLKRLDLSRNGLSVLRATTLERATMLETLDLSGNKFSDLSSLNKAFKALPALRRLDISDNHVKTINETDFDGLAGLRFLTMTNLPNCTRIERTAFKSLGKLRSLAAYDYPKLGYFDVQGVLKRMNNLETLDIEIKDSSVSNEQLSIRSHPRLKEVILRGVRLRSILSSSLVGVRGPKLIFGLKNTSVDSIPAALFFPVPRSTELELDISGSKFTTLSSQFLSALDERIGSVKIKGLRYNPIDCNCDARQLWKWLKTIGDDDPSNLVVCSTPINLAGSILINLAEHRLSCDLTSGASVDEFINDTTATINVLASSSSSDSFSSSSSSSYSNPTARSTFSEPEIIWTVAPPVQNTDRNKHYNGDHATSSSAGSSAGTDDTLIIGIVAGVVAFIALIAAVICVCRFRWSSDRIDQTRLAVAAATSSIPDASMVRPASAYSGKINHELYLGSYNESTLDRGHTTMASSIPTIPHQIMPLVQPPMHLMHTLLTPTQTQSQSQSQLQTQQFYGYCDGSLPVYIACSTDTKCDR; encoded by the exons ATGCGGTGTGAAACAGCGAATATGAGAAGAAC GTGGTATTTACCGATACTTATTTGTTCACTTTGGAACGTTGTTCCGACTAGAGAAGCAGAATGGATACCGTGCGTGGAGTTAAAACGGGAATTACACGTCCCGTGCAAATGTACCATCTCGACGGAATACAGTCGGTCGATCGAGATGAACTGCGATCGAGTGGTGTTCACGCGAAACACGATGGATAGTCTAAAAGGGGAACCGATTGTTTCCATCAGTCAGAGAAATAGCGGATATAACGCTCTACCGGAGGACTTGCTCAATTCTGACTTGAATCTGAAAAAATTAGATCTGTCGGGCAATTCGATTCACAGATTGATGGATCGCTTGCTCCGTGTCCAAACTCGATTGGAGGAACTAAGGCTCGCCGATAATCTATTAGGCGACAACCTAAATCCGATATTCTCGAGCAATGAGTTTCACGGTATGAAACAACTGAAACTACTGGATCTGAGCAGAAACGGACTTCGAAGTTTAGAAGAAGGCATCTTTAAAGGATGCGAAAGCCTCGAACAGCTTTACTTGGACGGTAACAATCTGACAACGGTACCGACGATGTCTTTGAAGGGACTTGGATCGATCAGAGTGCTTTCGCTATCCGACAATAATATCG AATCCCTTCCACGAGCCGCTTTCTCGATATTAGGTGACTCGCTATTGCGATTAGATCTCAGTGAAAACGAATTGTCCCATATGGAAGATGATGCACTGTCAGGGCTCGAACGATTACTTTTACTAAACCTATCACGCAACGATCTTAACCGTTTTAACAGCGATGTTTTTAAAG GGGCTTACAATTTATTGCAGTTGGATTTGTCAACAAATTTTCTGCGAGAATTTCCAAGCGATGCACTGAGACATTTAACGGACTTGAAGTTTCTCAATATGTCGAACAATTTAATCGAT GAGATTGATCATCGACATTTATCATCTTTGGGAGAACTGCAAGTATTGGATCTTAGCCGAAATAACATCGGTCGGCTAGATTTCGGTACGTTTTCCAAGTTGTCCGAATTAACTAGGCTCGACTTAAGCCTGAACGCATTACGCACG ATCGACGAGTCATCGTTCAATGGTTTAAACAAATTAAAATGGCTCTCGTTGCAAGACAACAACATCCTACTAGTACCAGCCCTGGCTCTGACTAGATTACCATCTTTGGCTCATCTTCATATGGAATTCAATCGAGTCGCCGCTCTGCCGACCGAGTTGATCCAAGCGACAGCCTCGAATCTCGTAACGCTGGCGCTCACTCGAAATTTGGTTCGAGAGATACCCGCTGGTCTGTTCCAGGACTTTGAAAGGTTGATCAGTATTGAATTATCCGGCAATATGCTGTCAAGGATCACGCGCGACACGTTCGTTGGATTAGAAGAAACGCTGCTCGAGTTGGATGTATCCTCCAATAGGCTGACCTCGATCGGCGAGCTTCCTCTAAGACGGTTGATCTCTCTTAATTTGTCGGGGAATCGGCTAACGCGAATCTCTCCGGAAACGTTCGATCATTTGAAAAGAATTCGATATTTAAATCTGAGCTCGAACCCGCTTTACGGTGGCTTCCCTCCGGTCTTTCCCTTCTCCGTGCTCGATCTCGACGTTTCGCGTACCGATCTAAGCATCCTGCCGTCGGTTCTGTTTCGCAACCTCGAATCACTCGAGAGGCTATCGATCGCCGGCAATCGGTTGGAAAGAATCGAGTCAGGTACGTTCAACCGGTTGGTTAATCTTTCGAAGATCGACTTGTCTGAGAATCGCATCGAGCATATCGAGAACGAGGCTTTCGTGGGATTGACCAATCTGTACGAACTGAATTTACGAGGTAACAGGTTGAGTTCGTTTACCGGAGAACACTTCGACACTGGAACCGGCTTGGAGAGCCTCGATTTGTCTTCGAATCAAATAGATCAATTATCACCGACTGCCTTCGCCATCCATCCAAGATTACGGGAGCTTCGTCTCTCGGATAATCGATTTCTCTACTTTCCCACGGACTACCTGAAGCCCCTGCAATTTCTCGAATGGTTGAATTTGTCGGGAAATGAGTTGAAGTTCGTCGACGAGTTCGCCTTTTCTCAGCTTGTTCGTCTTCGGTCGCTAAATCTTGCCGCCAACCGGATCGAGTCCGTCGACGAACTAGCCTTTCATAATTCTACGCAGTTGCAGCTAATTGATCTTTCGGGCAACAATATCGAGACGTTAAGCGAGAGGACGATGGAGGGTCTTCTCCGTTTGGAGCATTTGAATCTTCGGGACAATCGTTTAACTTCTCTTCCGGAAACGATCTTTGATCCAAGCAGAGTCCGTTCCGTCGAAAGTATCGATTTGTCCGGGAATCGGCTAACCGAGATCCCGATTAGATCGCTACAGCGACAAATTGGGTTCCTTTATAGGTTAAACCTAGCTCGAAACAGAATGGTTGAACTGTTTAGTCAAGATGTCGCCAGCAACGTGAAGGAACTCGATTTATCGGATAATCCGTTGAGCGAGAACGCCGTCAAAGGAATATTGGGAGAGGCCAAGATTCTCCGATTCTTGAACCTGGCGAATACCGGAATCGAACGTCTGATGGTCAGGCTCGAGACTCCGTTCCTTAAGCGGCTCGATCTTTCTAGGAACGGGCTATCCGTCCTCCGGGCGACAACTCTCGAACGCGCTACCATGCTCGAAACGTTAGACCTCTCGGGGAACAAATTCTCCGATTTATCTAGTTTGAACAAAGCATTCAAAGCCTTGCCTGCGCTCCGGAGATTAGACATATCCGACAACCACGTGAAAACGATCAATGAGACCGATTTCGATGGCTTGGCCGGCTTGCGTTTTCTGACGATGACCAATCTACCGAATTGTACGAGAATCGAGCGAACCGCTTTCAAATCGCTCGGAAAGCTTCGCTCTCTGGCCGCCTACGATTACCCTAAGTTGGGCTATTTCGACGTCCAGGGAGTACTCAAACGAATGAACAATTTGGAAACGCTCGATATCGAGATCAAGGATTCCTCGGTAAGCAACGAACAATTATCGATACGTTCGCACCCTCGACTTAAGGAGGTGATCCTACGAGGAGTCAGGCTCAGAAGCATTCTATCTAGCTCGTTGGTCGGCGTTCGAGGACCCAAGTTGATATTCGGCCTGAAAAATACTTCCGTCGACTCGATACCGGCAGCTCTCTTCTTTCCGGTACCCCGCTCCACCGAATTGGAATTGGACATCTCCGGCAGCAAATTCACCACTCTATCCAGCCAATTCCTTTCGGCGCTCGATGAACGAATCGGTTCCGTCAAGATCAAGGGACTCCGCTATAATCCGATCGATTGCAATTGCGACGCGAGACAACTCTGGAAATGGCTTAAAACGATCGGCGATGACGATCCTTCGAATCTCGTTGTCTGTTCCACTCCGATCAACTTAGCCGGATCGATCTTGATCAATCTCGCGGAACATCGATTGTCTTGTGACTTGACATCCGGCGCCTCTGTCGACGAGTTCATCAACGATACCACCGCTACCATCAACGTTCTTGCTTCTTCATCCTCCTCTGattctttttcctcttcctcctcctcttcctatTCCAACCCTACCGCCAGATCGACGTTTTCGGAACCCGAGATTATTTGGACTGTAGCACCACCGGTTCAAAACACTGATCGAAATAAGCATTACAATGGCGATCATGCAACTTCTTCGTCAGCCGGTTCTTCCGCCGGTACGGACGATACACTCATCATTGGTATCGTTGCTGGCGTCGTGGCATTCATAGCTCTGATCGCAGCCGTGATCTGTGTGTGCCGATTTAGGTGGTCTTCTGACCGAATCGATCAAACGCGTTTAGCCGTAGCGGCCGCGACCAGCAGTATTCCTGACGCCTCGATGGTCAGGCCTGCCAGCGCTTACTCCGGCAAGATCAATCATGAACTTTATCTCGGCTCTTACAACGAATCCACGTTAGATCGTGGACATACCACGATGGCTTCTTCCATTCCAACTATACCTCACCAAATAATGCCTTTGGTTCAACCACCGATGCATCTCATGCATACCCTTTTAACTCCTACTCAAACTCAATCGCAATCACAGTCCCAACTGCAAACGCAACAATTTTACGGATATTGCGACGGCTCTTTACCTGTTTATATTGCTTGCTCCACTGATACCAAGTGTGACAGATAA